The stretch of DNA GAAGAGTACCTAATTTAATGACCTTTTTTAAGCGAAAAGGTGCTGAAAAAACAATCTCTGATAAGGCGAAAAATTATGTGCCTGGAGACATCGTTTGTTGGAATTTAGGTGGAGCAGTAACTCATATTGGAATTGTTGTCCACAAAAAATCAGCAGACGGAAAACGGCATTTAATTGTTCATAATATTGGTGATGGACAGGTTTTAGCGGACTGTCTTTTTGATTATAAAATTATTGGACATTACAGGTATGAAGAATAAAACATTTGTGCTAACAAAGTGTTCTATAAAAATTGCCAATTTAGACCAAATTAAAGGTAGGTACTTGCTTTGTTAGGTCTGATTTAATTGCAAAAGATTATCGTATAAAAACTGTACTATTCTTATATATGACCGTTGTGCTTAATACTTAAAAATGGAATTTGAAATAAAAAAGGCTGAAATAAAAAATAAATCCGAACTACTAGAAATCTACAGAAAAGTAGCGAAAATTTCTGATGGAATAATTCGGAATAGAGATGAAATAAATGAAAAGTACGTATCTGACTTTCTAACAAATTCTATTACCAACGGACTAATCTTGATTGGAGTAATAGATGGAAAAATAGTTGGAGAGATTCACGCATACACTCCAAATATTTTTGCTTTTCAGCATGTCTTAACTGATTTGACAATCATTGTTGATCCAAATAGTCAAGGAAAAGGAATTGGAAGGAAATTATTTGAAAGTTTTTTAAAAAATGTGATGTCTGAATTGACTCATATTAAAAGGATCGAATTATATACAAGGGAGCATAACGAACGGAATGTGAAATTTTATGAAAGTCTTGGGTTTATAAATGAAGGACGTCAAAAAGACAAGATATTTATATCAAAATGGGAATTTGAAACACCTTTGCATATGGTTTGGTTTAACCCTAATTATGGAGTAAAAAAAGATTGAGTACAGCGATGATGATTGTTCCTCAAGGCAATAAAATTGCTGCTTGACTTTCATGTAACTAGATACAAATTTTTTGCACCTTTAGTTAATAGCAATCTCGGTTATAAATTGATTAGCTTTTATAATTAATACGTTTATCAATTTTTGTCTCTTTTCGAATACATTTATATGCTGTTTCTTTATTTTTGAGAGGTATATTTTAAAGCAATTTATTATTTGTCATTAAGTTTGCGCATCACTTTATAATATAACAATATCTAAACTGTATTTAAACTTTATTTAACCAAAACATGGTCGTTAATTAAAAATAGAAATAATGGCATTGATTTTGAGTAGAGTGTTTTTAAGTTATTAATTAATAAAAAAGAATGAAAAGAACAGCGATTACCATATTTACATTAATATTAGTTTTATTAATACATGATCAAACATCAGCCCAGAATAATAATGCAAGCTCAGACAAGGTATATAAGAAATTTATGACTTCTATTCAGTCAAGTGCCAATAGAGAAGTTCGTTATGATCATGCCAGGCAATATTTTTCAAGTGAATGGTGTACGACCTTACAGTTACTAGATATATGTTACTATATGCCCAATGATAAAATTAAATATCAGCTTTGTCTAACGGCGTACCCTAAAATCATCGATAAGAATAATTTTTTTAATATTTATGATACTTTCTCTACACTTTCTTATGCGATCAGACTGTATCATAATACCCAAGCTATAGACGGGAGTTTAGGACCTGATAACAACCCTAATACTAACAACAGAGACTATTCCTCTATTGATTTTCCAAACTCAGATGGTTATGTAGGTCCGACGGGAGTTAATTGTAGCTTGCCTATGGCACAAAATGACTTTAATTATTTTTTAAATGGTTTGTTGTTCGATAAAAATGATAATCAACAGTTGGAATTTTTAAAACAACAAGTGACCACACATTGCTTTTCGACCGCACAAATAATGAAATTAGGTTTGGAGTTACAATTGGAAAAAAACCGATTGGCTTTTCTGAAATTTGCACTTAATAAATGTTTTGATATGGGGAACTTCATAAAAAGCTTGCAACTCATAAGTCATACCTATTATAAAGATGATCTTAAAATGTATATTGAAGATCATTTAGCATTTGAAGATCCTGATACTATTCCTTATCCTGATAATGACTGTTATATCGATAGCGAAGAATTTGCACAAGTCCTTATATCAATTAAAGATCAAAGGTTTTCTGATAGACAAAAGGAAATGGCAAAAAAAAATATAGAAAAAAAATGCTTATCAATGGAGCAATT from Flavivirga spongiicola encodes:
- a CDS encoding GNAT family N-acetyltransferase, encoding MEFEIKKAEIKNKSELLEIYRKVAKISDGIIRNRDEINEKYVSDFLTNSITNGLILIGVIDGKIVGEIHAYTPNIFAFQHVLTDLTIIVDPNSQGKGIGRKLFESFLKNVMSELTHIKRIELYTREHNERNVKFYESLGFINEGRQKDKIFISKWEFETPLHMVWFNPNYGVKKD
- a CDS encoding DUF4476 domain-containing protein, yielding MKRTAITIFTLILVLLIHDQTSAQNNNASSDKVYKKFMTSIQSSANREVRYDHARQYFSSEWCTTLQLLDICYYMPNDKIKYQLCLTAYPKIIDKNNFFNIYDTFSTLSYAIRLYHNTQAIDGSLGPDNNPNTNNRDYSSIDFPNSDGYVGPTGVNCSLPMAQNDFNYFLNGLLFDKNDNQQLEFLKQQVTTHCFSTAQIMKLGLELQLEKNRLAFLKFALNKCFDMGNFIKSLQLISHTYYKDDLKMYIEDHLAFEDPDTIPYPDNDCYIDSEEFAQVLISIKDQRFSDRQKEMAKKNIEKKCLSMEQLKEIVSIFNFDKDRLEVIKYLYDYAPSPDKMYTFRGMLKFLSSKQEFDKFLINKQ